CACAGCCCCGAACAGGTTATGTAGATCACCTATAGCGTCCTGATATGCACCCAAAAGGAGCACAGCTACATAATACGGGTGCCCGTCCAGTGAATGTAACTCCAGCATATCCTTCACGTCCTTTACATCTGTGAACCTATCGATCTCACCATCAGAATCACAGGTCATATCCAGTATAGTACCCATACATTCAGGCTGACGGTTCAATTTCTGGATCGGCACGATCGGGAATAACTGGCCTATGGCCCAGAAATCGGGCATGGACTGGAAAAGTGAAAAATTGCCGATATACCGCTTTGACATTAATTTACGCACATAATCGAACTCTTCGGACTCGTTCCCGGTCTGCCTGATAAACCTGTATATCTTCTGGCATATCTTAAAGAACAGTGTTTCACCCCTGGCCTTTTCAGCCAGGTCCAGCTGGCCCAGGTTGAACATGTTGATAAGTTCTTCCTTGTACTCCAGGCTGTCGTGGTAATATTCGCGGTAGTTCTTCACCGTTATCTCCATAAAACAGTCGTGGAATTTCCAGATGATATTGGGGTCGTTCTCAGTGACCTCAAAATCCCTATTATGTATGATGGATTTCTCATATACGAGATTGGTTATGAGCATGGAATGAAATACGGCCACAGCCCTTCCGCTCTCTGATACAATGGTCGGGTGTTCGATACCTTCCTGATCGCATATCTCCTTTAATGTGAACACTACATTGTTGGTATATTCCTGCATGGCATAATTGGCACTGGCATCAGATGATGTCCTGCTGCCGTCATAATCGATACCCAGCCCACCGCCAATATTGAAGTATTCCAGTCCCGGGGCCAGCTTCTTGACCTCGACATATATCCTGGATGCTTCCTTTATCGCATTTTGTATCCGCCGTATCTCTGTGATCTGGGAGCCGATATGGAAATGCAGCATCTTAAGGTTCTTGATCATGCCGCTTGCCTTCAACTCATCAATGGCACCCAGAAGTTCGCCTGTTGTCAGGCCGAACTTGGCTGCTTCGCCGCCTGATTCCACCCATTTACCGCTCCCTCTTGAATACAACCGTATGCGGATGCCCATACATGGATTGACGCTTAGCTTTTTGGATTGTTCAATAATATCGTATATCTCGTTCAACTGGTCTATTACCAGTATGATATTCTTCCTGAAATGGGTGGCTTGCAGCGCCGTCTTGATGTAGTGCTTATCCTTGTATCCATTGCATACCAGAAGTGATTCAGGGCTCAGTTTAAATAACAGGCTTTCGATAAGTTCAGGTTTACTGCCTGCTTCAAGCCCGTAGTTGTACTTCCTGCCAACACTGACGATCTCTTCCACTACGTCCTTGCGCTGGTTGACCTTTAGGGGAAATACACCTTTATAGGTGCCCTGGTACTGGAACTCGTCTATGGAACGGCCAAATGAATCATATAATTCACTTATCCTGCTTTCAAGTATCTGGGGAAAACGAAGCAGTACAGGC
This window of the ANME-2 cluster archaeon genome carries:
- the speA gene encoding biosynthetic arginine decarboxylase, producing MKKNKNLDNGAGWKNDRSKELYGIDNWGSGYFDINHKGNLLVKPDKSKHNVEILQVIEYLKKNRIKPPVLLRFPQILESRISELYDSFGRSIDEFQYQGTYKGVFPLKVNQRKDVVEEIVSVGRKYNYGLEAGSKPELIESLLFKLSPESLLVCNGYKDKHYIKTALQATHFRKNIILVIDQLNEIYDIIEQSKKLSVNPCMGIRIRLYSRGSGKWVESGGEAAKFGLTTGELLGAIDELKASGMIKNLKMLHFHIGSQITEIRRIQNAIKEASRIYVEVKKLAPGLEYFNIGGGLGIDYDGSRTSSDASANYAMQEYTNNVVFTLKEICDQEGIEHPTIVSESGRAVAVFHSMLITNLVYEKSIIHNRDFEVTENDPNIIWKFHDCFMEITVKNYREYYHDSLEYKEELINMFNLGQLDLAEKARGETLFFKICQKIYRFIRQTGNESEEFDYVRKLMSKRYIGNFSLFQSMPDFWAIGQLFPIVPIQKLNRQPECMGTILDMTCDSDGEIDRFTDVKDVKDMLELHSLDGHPYYVAVLLLGAYQDAIGDLHNLFGAVHEAHVVAKGEDEWVIKKIIKGDNVSSVLKMQNFSRTSLVESVESSIEKAVDDNELSPQSAKSILSNIKREINDYTYLDF